The Cervus elaphus chromosome 32, mCerEla1.1, whole genome shotgun sequence region CGGCgctctgggagggcagggtgcaggGTTTGCACGCAGAGGCACACCTGTGTGGGTTTGCACGCACACACAGCCTCACCGGGCTCATCAGGGCGCAGGGtcagcacacacaggcacacctgTGTggggtgtgcacacacacacagcctcacgGGGCTCATCAGGGCATGGGTCTATATACACAGGTACACCTGTGTGGGGTGTACACGTGCACACAGCCATGCAGGGCTCACCAAGGCGCGGGAtcagcacacacaggcacacttgCATGgggtgtgcacgcacacacagcctCACAGGGCTCATCAGGGTGCGGGATCTGCACACACAGGTACACCTGCGTGgggtgtacacatgcacacaacctCACCGGGCTCACCAGGGCATGGGGTCTGCACGCAGAGGCACATGTGTGTGgggtgtgcacgcacacacagcctCACGGGGCTCACCAGGGCGCAGAGGCAGTTCTGTGCTCACTCCGCGGGTGGAGAGGCCTTTCTGGCCAAGGATGAGGGCCGAGCTCAGGGCAGACCTGGGAGCAGACGGCTCAATGCCTTGTTTTCCAGCCTAAGGAGTTTGGACTTTGTGAACAGCTATTACGTAAAGGCTTTTCTTCAGGAAATTCTCTAATTTTACTTCCACCAGTGCATCCCTGCCAGAGAGTCAGCCTGCTGTTATTCCCCTAAATCACGCCCACACAGACAGCCCCAGCAGCCCGTTCCCGCCAGACCTGCCTGCATCTCCATCTGCTTCCCTCTCCAGGCTGGGACAGCCCGCGCCGTCAGCATGCTGACCCCTGGACACGCTGGGCAGCGGACCAGACCCACCAGCGTCTCGTAGGTGTCCCTCAGCCAGGCACGCGGATGCGGCAAAGACCCGGGCTTCACCTTCAAAACTGGAAGGacctccctggcggctcagtggtaaagaatccgcccgccaacgcaggagactcaggtttgattcctagtccaggaagatcccacatgccttggagcaactgtgcgccacaactgctgagcctgtgctcaagaGCCCAGGGAACCACCGCTACTGAAGACGGCAGGCCCTGGGGCTCGTGCCCCACCACAGGAGAGGCcatcgccacagctagagagcccctctgcactgcaaccagagaacgCTGGCACcctgcagacccagcacagccaaaatacacaataaaattaaaaaaaaaccaaaacagaagtaGCAGACAGAAGGACCCGGAGCATGGGGCGGGCGCTGGGCAGCATGGATGCTGGAGCCAGGCAGTGGGCCCCATCTGGCTCAGCCACCTGCCAGGCGCTGGGCTGGTTAATCATATGAAGTTGGTGAGACTGCTTCACATCTCATTTCCTCTGGCAAAACAGGGCTAAAAACTGCAGCCCCACAGAAGGGCTCCTGCAAGGGTCACGTGTGTAACATACGACAGCAGTTCCTGGAGGATAGACGAGACAGGCGTGAACTGTGTCACGGCCACTCCTGCACTGAGGCTGCCTTACAGTCTGCGGAGTCTTAGAAATGTCCTTCGTGAAAAGCAAGTTAAAAATTACAGTGCCGTAGGCTGGCAGAGTAGACTCAGGTTAACGTCATCCCAGGATTCACTGGCTGCTCACTGTGTGGGTGGGGTCGTCCTGGTGTGTGTGGATCAGCGGCGGGCAGGGTCAGGGAGTGGTCCTGAGACCCTGCTGTCAAAAGCAGGTGGCTGGACACTCGGATTACACACACGGCAGGCCTGACCCAGAGGACCCCCAGAAGGAACTGGCTGCAACAACAGGCGCTGCAGGTCTTTAGATAAACTTCCTAAGTCTGttcattaatgtttttaaaaaattgactttatTTGAAAGGGAGATTCTTTTTAGCAACCTATATCATGATAATGaaacatacttaattttaaatGATCTGATGTCCACATTAAGTGCATAAATAATGTCCACATTTGGAAATCATACACagtctttttttcaaaaaaattcataTAGAGAGGGAAGAAATTCATAGGAAGAGGCTAAAAACTTCTGCTTGGGTATTTACACTGGAGAAGAGATGTATATCCTTCACGGGAAGTGCTACCTAAGTTATATTTAAAGCAGACATGttcctattaaaatattttctcaccaATAGTCAGGAAGGATCCTGTTACTATCGCACACCCACAACTCTGCTGACACATCCCTCCAGTCAGTCACAACCACAGGCGGAGAGGCGGTTGTTCATCTAACAGCCCCAGAAAGGTGGTCGGGGGAGGCCCTTCCCGAGCCACGGTCAGCGGGGAGTCTGGTGGTTTCCTTGCTGTCAGGGCGGGCGCCAGGCTCAGGATCCTCCCAGAGCCTCCGAGGGGGGGACTCTGATTCCAGAGCCAAGCACAACATGGGGAAAAGTCCCTTTGGAAATCCCGGACTTCCAACCAAAGCAACCTGACCTGAGCGTCTTGGCAGACCTGCCAATGCCTCTGAGGACTCTTATACACAAAATGGGCTGATTCCTTCCCATCCATTTTAAGGCCAAACCACAGTAACGGGTCATTCTGGGGGAGAGGGTTTCGCTCTGAAAGTTGAGTTTCTTGAACGTCATTTGGGAAAGGAAGTGGTCCCCTGCTCTCTCCTGGGGATGCTGACCGTGTGTCCTGCGCCGTGTgtcggggtgggggtgaggcagaCCTGTCAGCCTGCAGCACCTTCCCTCAGACAGCGGATGGCACACGGGGAGTGGGCACGGCCGTGCCTGCTAAGGCCACTGACCGCCTAGATTGTGTCTGTTTCATCACGCAGCTCTTGCCCAGTGCAGCTATGACAAAATTTCTGCTTTGCCCGATTCTTTCAGGCTTTAAATGGATTCTGGAGAGCTTTTAAAACATGAGAGTTCCAAACTCAGGCTTTTCAAGTGAGTCCCATGCCCTGCCTTGGCTTCGAGTCTGTGATGACTTCCAAGAGGAGAACCCGCAGGGGTTGGGCCTGTGCACATTCTGATGAGAGTCAGGCCAGAGAGGGAACTAGGAAGTTCTGGAACTCTTTTCCTGGCCAAAAACTAGTTAGTTTTCTGAGGCCCAAGACTGGCCATACCATACAGAGAAAGTGTGAAAAGAGAGAGGCAAATCAGAGAGCCCGTTCTCTGGTTTTATTTCAGACGGAGGTGTACACATATATTTGAGTAAGATATGTAAGTATGTGTTACTTTTTATCTAACTTCCCCTGAATGACTCAGCTGACTAAGAAAACACCTCTGGCATTTTGGGAAAAAGCCAGAACCTTTGCTTATAAAATCTGTGCCGGTTTCCAGTCTGTCATCACATTCCGGTCACCAGGGGCCGGAGTTCATCTCCACCTCAGTGGACACAGCGCCTCCCCAGCGGCTCCGCGGGCTGGGGCACAGCTGAGTAAACACGCAGCACCCCCATGACCCTCACGCCTGTGGTCAGAGTTTCAGCCTGTCCCCACCGTCCCCACGCTGCCTTTCCACACGTCCTAGACAGCGCTCTGCACGTGGGAATATGCCCACAGGGTACTGTTAAAGTTTCTGGGAaatagagagggagggaggggaagagagacagaggaagggagagggaactGAACATCTAGAATTTCCAACTCTGAGACACTTGTATTTCTGAGAATATAGGAAAGCCTTTTTCCTAACATGGCCGCAGGAAAGAGCCGGGCAAGGATGAgtgtttacatatatacatacactcaaCCCTGCACATTTATAGGGATCAGGTAACAGTATTAAGTATGGTTAGCAGAGAATCAGAAGCAGCTGAGGGTAGGTGGTTACATGTCACTGTATCTCGTCTAAGAGGCGAACACAGCCTGGAAAGACGGCGGGCCTGGCTGCGTGCATCTGGCGGGTTTCTCTTGTCCACAGCCTCTTTGTAGGAAAACCAGAGCACAGCTGCCCCACCCCTTATGCCAAGAGCCCCCCTCCAGGCTGCCGAGTCTCAGTGAAGATTTGGCCAATTTAGGAAAGATGGTTTATTCTTCTGATTCATCTGCAGGCGCTCACCTCTGCCTTCCAAGGAGTTACGTGGGTTTTGTTCTCTGTTTCGTTTCGTCTTGGCTTCTCTTTGGGGGCATGTGTGCTCTTTGGAGCGTCCCTTTCTTGGAGGTTTTCAGAGGTGTGGTGCGGAGAAAGAGCCGATCAAACGGGTTTCAGGTTGGAGCCTCGGAGGCCAAGCCCACACAAGAGCCCTGGCTCAGCAACTTTCTTTAAATACTGGTTGTGACCAAATTTGAGATAGCTGACTGGATCAGGTTTCAGGAAAACTGTCCCAGGGTAGAACTGAGGAGGTGTCATAGGCTAACCATGCTTTTCTCAGTGAGAGTTCTTAATTTCACACATAACATCTCATTAGCTTGGAGTTTGGGAACGGTTGATATTGACTGTCACTGATCCCCAACCCAGCAGTTTTGTGGTTCAAcccaatgtattaatatttaaggCCCTTGGCTGAACCGGGTCCTTCTTTACAGGCCTCACAAATCAGGGGAGGAACAGTCTTTTAATTCCTAAATAATATTCACTGAAGTATCTCTCCAGCACTGAAAAGTCAAAATCCCCTTCCCACCAAATCTGAAGCCTACAGCCTGTGGGGGTGCTGGGGACAGATGGTATCACATGAAATCGCCTATGGAAAATGCAAACTCAAACATCCTCTCTTTCCCCGTAAACAGGAACACGAAGAGCTGGTGATACGACATGGAAACACCTGATACTCCGACAAAGGAAGAGGAAGGTCCCCGGTGGATGAGTGAGGAAGACGGGTCTAGTGTGTGCACTGACTTGCCCTAACGCCCGCCTGGCGAGTGAATTACGCATCCCCACCCGCCCCAGGTGAACACTGCCGAGCCAGGCCCCCCGCTCAGCCCTAATGGCGAACGGGGGTCACACACGAGGAGAAAGCTCCCCGGGCGGGTGCCTGTAAAGCAGGACTGAAAGTCAGGGTTGGGAAGCGTGGGCCGCAGCCCGGCGCCGAGCGCGGACGCGATGGGATGCGAACAGATGGACGGTGACTCGGAGAGAGAGGGCGGGCCCGGTGCTTAGTACCCGACAGCTCGGCCCGCAGAGCGGGAGCCGTGCCCAGAGCGTCCCGTCCGCCGCGCGGAGCCTGGACCGCACAGACCCGGGCAGACGGCCGCCAGCCCGCGGAGGCCGCGCTGGGGTCACAAGTTCAGCCGCGAGCGGGAGCGCGCTCCCGCCGACACACCCCTTTCTCGGGAgagcgggcgggcgggcgcgaGCCGAGCGGCGCGAGAGCGAAACCCGCTGTGGACACAAGTGAGGTCTGATCGCGCGCCCGGAGCCCGGAGGAGCCATCGACCTTGGGCGGCCCGAGTCTGGGCGGAGTGATGCGGGGCTGCTGAGCGGGGACAGCCGCCCGAGCGCGCGCGCATGGAGAGCCCGGTGGTCCCCTGCGTCCTCTACCCGGGCGACGGAGCGTGCGGCCAGGCCGGGGGCCGGGGCGGCGCTCCCGAGGCTCCGGGAGAGGGCAGCCTGCAGCCGCCGGACGCGGCCGAGGGGGAGGGCGCGGCGTCCCCGGCGCAGACACCCTGCAGCCTCAGCGCGTCCCTGTGTTTCAGCTCCGGGGACGACTCCCCGCCGCAGTCTCGCGCCTCCTCCGCGGCGGAGGACGCAGCGGCCTCGCCGCCCTCGTGTCGCAGCGGCCGGGGGGTGGTGGAGAGGCAGTGGGGCGTCGGCAGCGCGGGCGCCGCGTCCCCGGAGGAGCCAGAGTCCCCGGAAGACTCCGCGTCCCCCGAGGAGCCCGCGTTTCCCGGGGAGCGCCCGCCGGCCAAGGAGCCCGCGTCCCCGGAGGAGCCCGCGGACCCCGCGCCCGTGCCCCCCGGCGTCGGCCCGGAGCACGGAGAGCCCGACCTGCTCATCGAGGTCTCGGGCCGCCGGCTGCGGGCGCATAAAGCGGTGCTGGCGGCGCGCAGCGACTACTTCCGCGCGCGCGCGTCCCGGGACGTGCTGCGGGTGCAGGGCGTGGGCTGGGCGGCGCTGCGGCTGCTGCTGGCCTACGCGTACAGCGGGCGCATGGCGGGCGTGCGCCCCGACAACGTGGCCGACGTGGTGGCCGGCGCGCGCCGCCTGCAGCTGCCCTGCGCCGCGCAGCGCGCCACCGATGCTGTGGCGCCGCAGCTGAGCCTGGCCAACTGCTTCGAGGTGCTGACCGCGGCTAAGCGGCAGCGGCTGGCCGAGCTGCGCGAGGCCGCCTACCGCTTCATGAGCGACCATTACCTGGAGGTGCTGCGCGAGCCTGCCGTCTTCGGGCGCCTGTCGGGAGCCGAGCGCGACCTGCTGCTGCGCCGCCGCCTACGCGCCGGCCGCACCCGCCTGCTGGCCGCCGCCCTCGGGCCGGCCGGGGAGCGCGCGGGCAGCCGGCCGCAGAGCCCCTCGGGGGACGCGGAGGGCCGCGGCGAGGCCGCCGTCTACTGCTTCCACGAGGCGGCCGGCGAGTGGCGCGAGCTGACGCGGCTGCCGGAGGGCGCGCCGGCGCGGGGCTGCGGCCTCTGCGTGCTCTACAACTACCTCTTCGTGGCTGGAGGCGTGGGGCCCGCGGGCCCCGACGGCCGCGCCAGGCCCTCCGACCGGGTCTTCTGCTACAACCCGGCCACTGATCGCTGGAGCACCGTGAGGCCGCTGCGCCAGGCGCGCTCGCAGCTGCAACTGCTGGCCCTGGACGGCCACCTGTACGCCGTGGGCGGCGAGTGCCTGCTCAGCGTGGAGCGCTACGACCCGCGCGCCGACCGCTGGGCTGCCGTGGCCCCGCTGCCCCGGGGCGCCTTCGCCGTGGCGCACGAGGCCACCACGTGCAACGGCGAGATCTACGTGTCCGGGGGCTCCCTTTTCTACCGCCTGCTCAAGTACGACCCGCGGCGCGACGAGTGGCAGGAGTGCCCGTGCAGCAGCAGCCGCGAGCGCTCAGCCGACATGGTGGCCCTGGACGGCTTCATCTACCGCTTCGACCTGTGTGGGGCCCGCGGCGACGCGCCGGCGGCCGTGCAGGCCGCGGGGGTCAGCGTGCTCCGTTACCACTGTCTGGCTAAGCAGTGGAGCCGCTGCGCCTCGCACCTGCGGCCCCCGGGCGCGCCCTCGGGCCTGCAGCCCTTCCGCTGCGCCGCGCTGGAGGGCACCATCTACTGCGTGAGCCGCGCGGGCACCTGGCGCTTCGTGCCGCCCGCCGAGGGCGAGCCCGGCGCCGGTGACACGGGCCCGGAAGGCAGCTTTGAGCTCCATTCGCTCCAAACCCCGGCAGACGCCCGGGGCCTGCTCTTCCCCTTCGTGCTCAACTTGCCGGAGGAGAAGCCGGACCGAGGGGAGGAGGGCGCTGCGTAAGATGGGCCGGGTGGTCACTCGGCATGTCCCTCCGCGGCCCGAAACAGGGAACGCCCCGTGGGCCGAGGTCCCAACTGGGAACCCGGAAGGGCGCAAGGGGAGCGGAGGCGAGGGGAGAGGGTCGGGGGTGGGCGCTGCCCACGGGGATCACTTAGGAGGTAGTGCTTGTTGCAGGGCCTGGGAGACCGTGTCCAACGCTGCCTCAAGGCCCCCTTTCTACTCTGCTTTCCTtctgctttgctttgctttgcttaaGGGGGGGTCGATGGATTAAGATGCAGGATGTGAGCAAATAACTTTGCAAATAAGATACAACATacctgagaaagaaggaaacaatcaGAGACTGCGCTTCCGGGTGCAGTGGGTGGGCTTGAGTTCTGTGGGCTGCGGGGTGCCAGCCCCCTTGTTACTGCCCGCTGAGAAGGCCCTGGGAAACACGGAGGGGCTCCCAGACTGGAGTCCTAAATGAGGCCAGTGTGAACCATATTCCTGGAAACACCTGAAAGAAGGTCATACTATTTTTAGCTTGGAGTTTAAAATTATAACCGATAAATCAAGCTCTTAAAGCTTTTCTAATTTAGTTTAAAAGTTCCTGCGCTATGTGCTCAACTTGCAATTGGCTCAACTCCAAATGTAAGAAGTATTAAAGATGAAATTTTTGATTCCCAATAAGGTCTTCTGTCCAGTGAGCACTGGAGATATTTCCTGTCATTGCAGGGGCCCCAGACGGGGTCAGAGGTCCACACACCTGGAAGCAGGTCCCTCTCATCACCTAACTGAGGTGGGTTTAATACTTTCAATTTAAAGGGTGTTCATCATTatgttctggagaaggcaatggcaccccactccttactcttgcctggaaaatcccatggatggaggagcctggtaggctgccgtccatggggtctcgaagagtcggacctgaccgagcaacttcactctcacttttcactttcctgcattggagaaggaaatggcaacccactccagtgttcttgcctggagaatcccagggacgggggagcctggtgggctgccgtctatggggtcgcacagagtcggacacgactgaagtgacttagcagcagcagcagcatcattatGTTCAAAGGTGTAGCAGTGACTGACTCTTACTTGGGTTTTAGATCAGGAGAGGCTGACAGCGGCCTGGTGCGCGCCTGCTTTGAAAGCGGGGCCAGATGTGCCCAGCCGCAGTGATGTTTTATAGTGGTCTTGAAGAGAGCAGTATTCCCCCTGAAAGGGGACTAAAATCCTTTCTTGTCTGAGAGTTCTAAAGAAAAACATACAGGTGTAGTTTGAACCCACTAATTgtgatgttttaaatattaattctgtAACTCTGAGGGAACTTTACTTTTACAACCATTATTCTAAGAAAGCGTGGCAGAGTGACAGCATATTGACACGAGAGGGAGCAAGGTagtttggggctttcctgggggctctgcggtaaagaatctgctgccaatacGGGAGACTCGGGTGAGGAAGACCCcctaggggaggaaatggcaacccactctagtattcttgcctgggaaatcccatggacagaggagcctggtgggctgcagtctgtggggctgcaaaagagtgggacatgaattagcaattaaacaataacaaaatagtGTAGTTCAGCAAATGAACTACTTTTGTCTAATTGTGAACTCCAAAATACCATTAATAAAACTAACATGAAGTTTCACTACTGTGATAGGGCACAAGGATTAAAAGGCAGGGTTtactatttattaaacatttaaggataaaatatatattcataaagaGAGGCCAACTGACTTGGATTCTGAATCCAATCCACTTTTTTTTATGACAGCAAAAGTGCCCACTGAAGGTTACTGGCACAGAAGTCGATGAAGTCACGTGTAGCTTACTGTGGTTTCCTCATGAATCAGTGATGGGAGGGAACCTGCCTGTGCGATCTGTGGGTGGGCGGGGAATAGGTTATGCTTCCTAAAGTGGCAGTGGTCATTAAAGTGGTCAGTTAAGCATGCTTAGAAATTCAGCGTAACTCATGCATGTCCTGAGGACAGAGCTCTGCCGTCTCAGCTGGTGTGTTCTGGGGATTTGTGCGCCTGCCCGTGACCGCTCCTGACACGACAGGATGTCTTGGCAACTTGGGTCAGCGTCTTAGGAAAAACCAGGCCCCAGATTGCCTGACTTTGTAGGAGCAGACTGGAGGCATGGCAGGAGAAGAAGAAGTGAGgtccaaaagaaacaaacagtGTTCTTGTAAAGACACGAGCTTTTCACATGACAGTACATTTTTCTCCAGACTTTCATTATTTATGctcaatttttatttgaaatggaACCGAGGTGATATTTTCATTCCTTCAATATCAAACTCATGAGATATTATCACTGTGATTTTACTTGAGAAATCATTCCTAGGATGCTTACCATTGAAAAACACAAATGCTAAAGCGGGCTTCCAAAGTCAACGCTCCCCATTGGAGATGGGAGACATACTAGCTGTCAGACGTGGACAGCCAGACGATGACACAGCCCGCTGGAGTGTTTGGATATTATTTCATCCTTGAATTGAATGAAGGGACGCCTGGCTGAGACGCAGCACCGCTTCCTGTGGGAGCTGGCCCCGAGCCCCAGGGAGTTGTCAGGACCAGATCCCGGAGGATACCTGAGGAGGGTGATGGACTTAGAACCTTGCAGATCACGTTTCTCATGGCAGCATCATGGAGAACAGGTGCCGGAGGACCTGTGTGCTGCAGAGACCAGTTTATCTTGTTTGGGGGCCAGTTGGACAGTGCGCCAAGTACACGAATGGAAAAGCCCCCCGCCCAGGATCCTTCCGCACAGGAGGGCGGGGCGAGGGGCAGGCCTCCAGGGCTGACGTTCCAGGACCGGGGCTTGTCCCATTGCCGAGcctgtgtccagctctctgtagAGAACCAGTTGGTGCAAAAGTATCCCTGCTCTTCGATCGCTTGAGTCAAATGAAGGCAGTGCATTTACAACATCCGTAATTCTCATGAAATTAAGAAACCCCCAAACACTGACATTTCCAGACATTTGAAAGAGCAGTGGGGCATTTTCAGGGGAAACGTAATTCGCGGAAGCTTAATCTTTTGGTTGGTTGACAGCAATGACTTCTGTGTTGTGAATCAAGGTTTGTTTGGAACCCCAAGGGTTGGGGTGAAGTgatcttcatttcctttctgtttttactgCTGGCTGGGGAGAGCCCTGTTGCCAGCGCCAGCGTGGACTCTGGCAGCTATGGGGCTGGCCTAGGGCTGCGGTGACTTTATTTCTCCAccagtttcctttcctttcagagAAGGAATGCTGCAGAAGTTCTTTGGCTTCTTAGTGACAACAACTGCCTGTATCACTCTTGCTACAAATACTTAATATGAATCACCTGGCCCATTTTTGTTACTTTCTGGTGTCACTTTATTAATGCTGGTAGCCACTGGTTAATTTGTTGGTCTCTTGGGTAACTTCCTCTGAAATGTTTTGAAATGAAATGTGTTTTAAGTCTTGGACTTTTCCTGAAGTTAACATGGTTTCAGGACATTATCTGTTGTAACACCTTCCTAGGTCGAAATGTAAACACAAGTGCTCTTTTGCATTCTGTCTTATTGTAGATGATTTCCTAGCttacaaaatgttttatttttggtgtcttttaaaaaatcagtgttctccttttcccctttcctctgtGACATCATTATTCATGGGAAGATAACAGGAACTAAGAATGGGAATGCATCGTGTTCTGGTTTCGTCTGAGTGTGCATCAGAGCCGCGTTCTCTTTGCTTCCCTGCATCCTGGAAGGCACCGCAAGGCTCCAGCTCCTAGTGTGGGAACTGGCATGGGTGAGGGCCTCCTACCTGCTTGGTGAATTGGTGTGAAATGAAATAGAAGACCAGATTTGTCCTCCTGTGAGACGCAAGCTCCTCTGAGGCTTTGAAAGCgctaagcagtgctgtgatgttGCTGGATGTTGAAGACAAACAGTCGCTTTGAAGACACAGATTTGCCCAGCTGATGCTGTACCGATCAGCGCTCGCGTTTCGAGTCCTGAGTGCCCACCCCCATAAAACCCTGTCCATCTGCCTGCTTAAGCCAAGATGAAATAAATCACTGGGCGATGCTAGCGCTCCTGCAGTCTGCGAGGCTGGTCTTGTGTCTTCTCTCCGGAGCAGAGCCCCTGGTGGCGGGCCTCTCTGGGAATGAGCTTCAGGGCTGGGAGATTCCGGCCTGACCTGcgaggcctgggggtggggggcgaccCCTCTGTGAGTGAGGCGTGTGGAGTGTGGAGGGGCTTCCAGCGACCAGATCCAGGCATGGGTTTCTTCATACTCCTCAGGCACCTGTGGGCACCTCTGCCCACCCTCTCCACCGTGCCCCTTCCAGCTCACTGCTCCTGGGGGGCAGTGTCTACGCCAGGACGTTGCCTGTGGGCCACAGGAGGACCCAgggctgggcggggcggggggagaggcAGTCAGGGACACAGCACGAGGGTGAGGGGAGCGCTTTACTGGGGTTTCCGTGGGAGAGGCAGGTGGGGGGGACAGCGGGGCGCTGGCTGCTCTGAGCAGTCTCAGGGGCTGTTGGGGGGTCCCTGAGCTGCCCAGGGTGCCAGGCAGGGGGGATGAGTGAGGTGGGCTGGGGGCGGCCAGTTTGGGGGTGACAGGCTGGGAGTGCTGGGGGCTGGTGGCCGTGGGGCTGGGGGCGGCCTGGGTtggggctgcagggctggggtgtGGGTGAAGGACAGGCAGGGGCCTCAGTGGGCAGAGAGGAGGCCTGCGCCCTGGAGGGAGGCCCTCCCGGGCCAAACCTCCTGAGTGAACAAGAAGCCAGGCGGGCATAGCTGTGGTCCCGTGGCTTAGTCCCGCCAAGGGTCTGAGGCCCAGGGGTGTCGGGTGAAGCTCGGGGCGCAGTCCCTGCTCCCTGGGATCCTCCTCCTTCCCTGAGAAGCACCTGATGCCACTCAAATCCAGAGGACACAGAGTGCCCAGGGCCTCCCCCCTGcttccctccctgcccagccaAGTCACCCCCAAATGAGAAGGAGGctcaggaggggagaggaagtgGGGCTTGGGTTACTTGGCCGAGTGACTGGTACCCGCCCCCTGAATCACCGCCTGGGATGCAGGCCTGCAGACCTGCGGGAGTGGGTGGGCTGTATCCCTTTAAAGTTTTCTGTCTCCTGTGATGTTCTGACAGCTGAAATCCCACCTGGTGGGCAGATACCCCCCCCTCCTGCCAAGGGCCCGGGAGCCGCCCGTGACCTGTGCCAACCCCCCGGGGTGGCCCGGCCTCTGCCACCTGCCCTGCCCCCGGAAGGGACACTCCTCTGCCCGAGTCACCCTGGCCGGGTGCCCGGCACCTCAGAACACCCCAAAGCCCAGAGAAATCACTAAACCCGGCCAGTGTCGTGTCCACCCCACCCTGCTGGCCTCTTCCTGGAAACCTGAGGACAGCTGTGGCCTCCATCCCCCTCTGTCCTGTCGTCTGCCCCCTGACCCCCGACCCCCGCGTGCCCGGCAACTTGGGACACCCCTGTGGCCCAAAGCCCATCGACATCACGATGAGCAGCCAGCCCCGCGCCTCATCTGTAGGGTTCTGCGAGGAGCCTGACGTTTCCTTCACCAGCTTCTCCTGCTGCCACCATCTCCTCTGCGGACTGAGACCTGGTGTGGGCACTGGGCGAAGACGGAAGCTGGC contains the following coding sequences:
- the KBTBD11 gene encoding kelch repeat and BTB domain-containing protein 11 gives rise to the protein MESPVVPCVLYPGDGACGQAGGRGGAPEAPGEGSLQPPDAAEGEGAASPAQTPCSLSASLCFSSGDDSPPQSRASSAAEDAAASPPSCRSGRGVVERQWGVGSAGAASPEEPESPEDSASPEEPAFPGERPPAKEPASPEEPADPAPVPPGVGPEHGEPDLLIEVSGRRLRAHKAVLAARSDYFRARASRDVLRVQGVGWAALRLLLAYAYSGRMAGVRPDNVADVVAGARRLQLPCAAQRATDAVAPQLSLANCFEVLTAAKRQRLAELREAAYRFMSDHYLEVLREPAVFGRLSGAERDLLLRRRLRAGRTRLLAAALGPAGERAGSRPQSPSGDAEGRGEAAVYCFHEAAGEWRELTRLPEGAPARGCGLCVLYNYLFVAGGVGPAGPDGRARPSDRVFCYNPATDRWSTVRPLRQARSQLQLLALDGHLYAVGGECLLSVERYDPRADRWAAVAPLPRGAFAVAHEATTCNGEIYVSGGSLFYRLLKYDPRRDEWQECPCSSSRERSADMVALDGFIYRFDLCGARGDAPAAVQAAGVSVLRYHCLAKQWSRCASHLRPPGAPSGLQPFRCAALEGTIYCVSRAGTWRFVPPAEGEPGAGDTGPEGSFELHSLQTPADARGLLFPFVLNLPEEKPDRGEEGAA